AATTTTTGGGACACTATGATGAAGACATGTTTATGTCTCACCAAAAATGGTAATGTGATGTGTCCTACTAAATTAAGAGGTTGAGGATGCACTCTGGTGTAGAAGATGGCTCATGTGGCTAGGGCCACCAGCAATTGGCTTGCGCTCCTGGCGATTGGCTAGAGCCCTTTCCCTCTTGCGATTGGCGGCAATATGGTCATCTAGGGACCACTTGACTTCACACAATGGGAGAAGTAGACTTGTGTTGGCGAGGTCCTTTTCTGCCTAAGTGTTGAGGGAATGACGGGGGTCATCCTCCTTGGTGAGCGATCATGACTGCGATGTCTCGCAACTTCACCACTTGTTTTGAGACGTCATTAGCTTCCCGGGCCGCCACATGGCAATGCCAAAATTTGGGTATAAGAGTTCAAATTTAGCACAACAATAAATAACACTTTTTTATTTGTCATAATGTGggtaattattataatttattaataataattgaCGACTAAGCGTATTATTTTTTTCTACACTTTTTTGGGACAATAAAAATGAAAGAAGATTAATTtttttcatattatcaataaatattaaatgttttgtttacttttgtaGTGAATTTGCATCGTGTGCATTGGAgcacaattataaatattgagtcaaataaaatattgacttatTTTATCTGCAAAATTTAGCACAAAATTTACATATTGTATTAGTTATGGTGTAACGTAACCAAATTGACTCTCTTTTGTAACCACACAGTGGTGGTATAGAACCCGTCAATGGTGCCTTTTAGGGCCCGTTTGGTTGATGGTAATGAGCCAAAAAGGAATGGAATGGAATGTTAATAGGCTGGATTCTTTTGTTTGATTGGAAATAAATAGTTTGGAAAAGAATTCCACAGTAATCCTTATTCCTCCAAACTAACGGAATATCTTTTCCAATTTTGAGTCAGTGGAATTATAATTCCATTCCTGCCCATTAACATCATCTCTCTCCAGGGTCTTCGTCTTCTTCCCCAAATCGCTCCACCTACTGAGGACTTCTTCTCCAACTCGCTCCACCGATGAGTTCCTCAGGTACTTAtttgctttatttattttgatatcTCACTCTCCTCTTGCTCAACCCCTGAAAACCACAAGCAATCCGACATAACCATCTCTCATTCTCACTCTCAGCAAGCAACACACCCAGTCGAAGGTAGCTGCTCGTCCCAGTCGGAGGTCCGTGTTAGAGACactcttctcttcttcctctgCTTTTCTAATCTGTTGCAGAGgtactctctctctatctctctttctATGAATTCAGTAAAAGCACCAAATGTTTGATGGAATGCCTGCCTATTTgcatattttagattttttggcTTCAGTTTAGTGATTGAATTCCATGTTTTATGATGAGAATTTAGTGCACATTCTGCGACTTAAGTGAATTATTTGGTGTGCTTTTGATGGTCAGATCATATCACAGTTCGTTCATAAACATTTGTTATAGTATGATGATTTTTGGTAACCTGCATGAGAATTGATCATGTTTGCATATTCTAGTTGGTTTCGTAAGGCATAATTTGTGGATTTAGTGCAAAAGAATTTTGGAATATGATCCTCTCTTTCCTGGTGATTTTAAATAATGCCTTGAATCTCTTAATATCTGTCTAGTCTAGAGGCTCCATATGGGTCATTATTAGGTTTAAAGATATGCTGTAATAACAACTATAGTAAAAGCTAGGGCCAAGGAGTTGTATCATTGAGCATTATACAAACTGGATTCATAAGCCAAATCCATTGCCCTGTATCGATTAAGCAACTCCCCTATTTTCATGCACACCTTTGCCACTTTTCTAATTCATCActcttaaacaaataaaaaaaattatcatcttTGGTAAATGAAACAAACCCCATATAATAATATTACTCCCCCAAAATCCCACGTTCACTCCCCCTTTACTACATTGAAATCCATGCTAAAACTAAGGCTGCAAATCCCTCAGTTTCCGAACCTGACCATATTCACCTTCTCCCTTCAAAACCCAGTTAGCCCTTTTCCATTTTTTAATCAAATTTCAAGATTCTGCTACATATATAAACACACCCTCTAGCCTCCTCTAACCCTCTTCCGAGCTTTTTTTTATCAGAGCCTTTTTATCAAACCCATCATACTAATATAATTCATATCAAACCATGGATGCTTATGGCTATATATATGTAATCAGTCTACTTAAGCAATATTAATGAGTACCTTTTAAATCTTGGATTTAGTATTAACTATCAGGAACCAAATGGAATCTGAAGCCCTTAAACTCACACAGGGAAGATGATTAAAAGGGCTTTTACTGAAAAGTAATACCATTATGATCACCTAGTTGTACTCAAAATTTACCTGGAAAAAGAGCTCATAAAGCACtggttaattttttttacatatttcaATTAGTTCGGATAttgtatataatattttattatattaatacaaATAGGACCAGATGAGAGCATAAACAAAACAGCTAATAGAATAGTATCAAATCTATATATGTTCATTGCAAAGGAAACAGCACACACAAATTAAAGCAATTTCTTCATCATTGAAAAAGCAAACCCAAAAGAGAGCAAAATTAACATAAAccaaatattaattttgaaaagaaataaCTAATCATATTATATTTTAGTTTGCACAATATAAGCTCACCAGTCCACACATTCAAATACATACACACAGACACTGTGATTCAACACTGCAATAGAACCACCAAGACTGGTCCTTCTAAAAAGGGTCATGGCTTTTCTAGAAAATGTTCATCTCTGGTCAAAGAACAGCGAGCCAGAATTTACATTCTACGCTGCTGTGCCACCATGCTTCTCTGCTGGTATATTCAAGGAGATGACTAGTTATGGTCATCTATAACTATGGTCTTTATATtagaaaaacaaaaaagtcatctctttttctctttctcaCTCACTCTTCTAGAAATTGAGGGATTAAAAAGCACACTTAATATGTTGTAGCAAATTGACAGATTGTTAGTTTTCAATACATTCTTAATACTTAGTTAATTCATTGAATTTATAACTAATCAAATTAGAACATGGGTTTTTGCATTTGGCCATAATGTTTCCTTTGACTTTCGAGGAAGGAGATATTTAAAGTTTGGACCATTTGTGAATTTGTGATTTGAGCCAAACATGAAGCTTATTAAGTTTAACCAATCTTATTTTCCTTTGGTAAATGTTTTTATTCAATGACCATATAATGAAAGAACATTTTTTTCCAATTATATACAGCTCCAAAAATTTTAACTGCTTGATTATATTTGCTTGTTggattaaaaattttattttcttgattatatTCATTGTAGGATAATGGTTCGTTTAACTGTCAGTGAGAGACAAATTTTGAGAAAGAAGAAGACCATGGCTCTTTATTTGCATTGGATGAATGTGTTGCATGTAGTGCAGTGGTTTTTCAAATTATGGGAAAAAATTATTGTACATGGTATTGAATCAAGCTCTTTGGGAAGACAATTATACATACTTGATGTTTTTGTCAATAGGAAAATTGTGCATCAAATAGCTTATGAGAGTGATGTCATTTGTTTTGATCAACTTAGGATGAATAGGAAAGCATTTAGCAATTTATGCATAATGCTTGAAACTAGGGGTGGGTTAAAAGCATCTAAATACTTGCAAGTAGATGAGCAAGTGGCCATGTTTTTACATGTAATTGCTCATCATGTGAAAAATAGAGTCATTAGATTTCGATTTATGAGATCTGGTGAGACTATTAGCAAATTTTTTCACAATGTGTTACATTCAATCATTCGACTACATGGAGCGTTATTGAAAAGACCTGAACCGGTTGTTGAAAACTCAACAGATGAAAGGTGGAAATGGTTCAAGGTATattatatattacttgaattAAAAATCACTACaaatttttatttgtttgaaaTACTAATAAACAAAGTTTGTTTATTATGTGGTAGAATTGCTTAGGGGCACTAGATGGAACTCATATTAGAGTGAGAGTACCTATGGCTGataaaccaaaatatcatacTCGAAAAGGTGAAATAGCTACAAATGTCTTAGGTGTATGCTCCCAAGACATGCAATTCATATATGTGTTACCTGGATGGGAAGGCTCTGCGGCAGATGGTAGAGTTTTACGTGATGCCATACGTAGAACAATTGGTTTGTGTGTTCCAAATGGTATGATTTGTGTTTTagattatacattttttttggATAAGTCATTTAGGAGACAACTTAATCcttatctttattttattttaggtcATTATTATCTTGTAGATGGTGGATATACTAATTGTAAGGGATTTCTTGCTCCATATCGAGGCCAACGCTATCACCTCAACCAATGGGAAGATGGGAATCCTCCCAGAAATCCACAAGAGTTTTTTAATATGAAGCACTCATCTGCTAGGAATGTCATTGAGAGATGTTTTGGTGCAATTAAGAATCGATGGGCAATTCTTAGGAGTCCATCATTCTATCCAATAAAGACTCAAAACCGAATCATTTTAGCATGTTGTTTGCTTCACAATTTTATTAGGAGAGAAATGCCTAATGATAATACTGATATGCATCCAGAGAATGAGAGTGATAGTGGAGACGAAGAAGATAGCATGGATGCTGATGGATCCATAAGAAGTATTGAAGCTTCTGAAGGGTGGACAACATTTAGAAATCATTTAGCACTTGAGATGTATAACGAATGGAGAGAACATAGGAGAGCaagctagtttttttttatttcttagaTTAAATGCATAATGATTGTCTAGGTTTCTAAATTTTGTTTCACTTGGCTATGCCAATTCATTTGACTGTTTGTGTAATTGACCACCCCAAAAACTTATATCACTTGCTTTGAAATGGAAAATTTATCTTTAAATTTATGTAAAACATAAATATTAAAGTCAAAGGTaatctaaaaaggcagaaggacatgtgaaggatttacgagaatgttttgatgtactgaacaagtaccatatgaaactaaatcctctcaaatgttccttcggaattggatcagggaagtttttggggttcgttgtaaattcaagaggaatcgaggccaactccgacaagataaaagccctgatcgatatgaaatctccAGAAAGactcaaagatgtacaaagtttaaccgggagaattacagccctaagtagatttatttcaaagtcaacagacaagtgcgtccctttcttcaatttacttagaggcaataagaagttagaatggacgggagactgcaaGCAAgatttccaggccttgaaagccca
The genomic region above belongs to Humulus lupulus chromosome 1, drHumLupu1.1, whole genome shotgun sequence and contains:
- the LOC133829293 gene encoding protein ALP1-like; the encoded protein is MALYLHWMNVLHVVQWFFKLWEKIIVHGIESSSLGRQLYILDVFVNRKIVHQIAYESDVICFDQLRMNRKAFSNLCIMLETRGGLKASKYLQVDEQVAMFLHVIAHHVKNRVIRFRFMRSGETISKFFHNVLHSIIRLHGALLKRPEPVVENSTDERWKWFKNCLGALDGTHIRVRVPMADKPKYHTRKGEIATNVLGVCSQDMQFIYVLPGWEGSAADGRVLRDAIRRTIGLCVPNGMICVLDYTFFLDKSFRRQLNPYLYFILGHYYLVDGGYTNCKGFLAPYRGQRYHLNQWEDGNPPRNPQEFFNMKHSSARNVIERCFGAIKNRWAILRSPSFYPIKTQNRIILACCLLHNFIRREMPNDNTDMHPENESDSGDEEDSMDADGSIRSIEASEGWTTFRNHLALEMYNEWREHRRAS